The Rhodothermaceae bacterium genome window below encodes:
- a CDS encoding aminotransferase class I/II-fold pyridoxal phosphate-dependent enzyme: MINSNDTLPAEPTIFEKTRAFMAPGALINEVKDAGLYPYFRAISRSEGTRAFIDGRELIMAGSNNYLGLTSDPRVKAAANEAIARYGTGCTGSRFLNGTLDIHLELEARLAAFMQKEACVLFSTGYMTNMGVIQGITSKNDLIFSDKDNHACIVAGTQVSTANCWRYRHFDMNHLRRLLEKAEAEQPEADKLIVTDGVFSMSGRIAPVPELVKLADEFGAALMLDDAHAVGVIGPGGKGSAAYFGLGNEVPLTTGTFSKSFSSLGGFVTGDNDVIEYIRHTARAHIFSASMPPSMVATVLKCLDILQEETWRLDRLWQISDYMREGFRSAGFDVWTSEAPIIPVVIGNDMMTAFQFWTDLLEEGVFVNPVIPWRGAVPRGLNIMRTSYMATHTDEDLDRILEAFYRVGQKHGVLDNHAI, encoded by the coding sequence ATGATTAATTCGAACGATACTCTTCCCGCAGAGCCGACCATATTTGAGAAGACGCGGGCTTTCATGGCGCCCGGTGCCTTGATCAATGAAGTAAAAGATGCCGGACTCTATCCCTACTTTCGCGCAATTTCGCGCAGCGAGGGAACACGGGCATTTATTGATGGCCGTGAGCTCATTATGGCAGGATCAAATAACTATCTCGGATTGACCAGTGACCCACGTGTCAAGGCAGCTGCGAACGAGGCAATCGCCCGGTACGGTACAGGTTGTACCGGAAGCCGTTTTCTGAACGGAACGCTCGATATCCACCTGGAGCTTGAAGCACGACTTGCAGCCTTTATGCAAAAAGAGGCCTGCGTTCTTTTCTCAACCGGTTATATGACGAATATGGGGGTAATCCAGGGGATTACTTCAAAGAACGATCTAATTTTTTCGGATAAGGATAATCACGCCTGCATTGTAGCCGGGACACAAGTGAGTACAGCAAACTGCTGGCGCTATCGTCATTTTGACATGAACCACCTGCGGCGGCTTCTCGAAAAAGCCGAGGCAGAACAGCCCGAAGCTGATAAACTCATTGTTACGGATGGAGTCTTCTCAATGAGTGGTCGAATTGCTCCAGTCCCCGAATTAGTAAAACTTGCCGATGAGTTTGGTGCTGCTCTTATGCTGGATGATGCCCATGCGGTGGGCGTCATTGGTCCAGGGGGTAAAGGATCCGCGGCGTACTTCGGGTTAGGTAATGAGGTCCCCCTTACTACGGGCACTTTTTCGAAGAGCTTTTCCTCTTTAGGGGGCTTTGTCACCGGAGATAACGACGTGATTGAATATATCCGGCACACAGCTCGTGCACACATCTTCAGTGCTTCTATGCCCCCCAGTATGGTGGCCACCGTACTCAAGTGTCTGGACATTCTTCAGGAAGAAACATGGCGGCTTGATCGACTGTGGCAAATTTCTGACTATATGCGGGAAGGGTTCCGTAGTGCTGGTTTTGATGTTTGGACCAGTGAAGCTCCGATCATTCCGGTAGTGATCGGCAATGATATGATGACTGCATTTCAATTCTGGACAGACTTACTTGAGGAGGGCGTATTTGTGAACCCCGTGATCCCGTGGCGGGGTGCCGTACCGCGTGGACTGAATATCATGCGCACATCTTATATGGCTACACACACCGATGAAGATCTGGACAGAATCCTTGAGGCCTTCTATCGTGTGGGACAAAAGCATGGAGTGCTGGACAACCATGCAATCTAG
- a CDS encoding ParB/RepB/Spo0J family partition protein, which translates to MTNPKSVLGRGLDAILSNDGQLRSEEHAHSLVGGIFELPVGSIKPNPFQPRQEFNEEALESLSQSIAQLGIIQPITVRATRGDEFELISGERRLRAAKLAGLEEIPAYIRPAKDVRMLEMALVENVQREELNPIEVALGYRRLIEEYGLTQEEVAQRVGKQRSTIANFLRLLHLPPRVQIGLREGVVTPGHARALLSLRDDRAINRLFGETRRKNLSVRDVEHRVKLLLRQPDTSKKHTPPSSVYLAQFENKLRKHLGTKVQIIDKAKGSGRIEIHYYSEEDLSRIVELLEGTG; encoded by the coding sequence ATGACAAACCCAAAGTCTGTCCTTGGACGTGGACTGGATGCAATTCTTAGTAATGACGGGCAACTGCGCTCCGAAGAACATGCGCATTCGCTTGTCGGAGGCATTTTTGAGCTCCCTGTAGGTTCGATCAAACCGAACCCGTTCCAACCCCGACAGGAATTCAATGAAGAAGCTCTTGAATCACTCTCGCAGTCAATTGCGCAGTTGGGCATTATTCAGCCAATCACAGTTCGTGCAACCAGGGGAGATGAGTTTGAACTCATCAGCGGTGAGAGGCGGCTGAGGGCCGCAAAGTTAGCTGGTCTGGAAGAAATTCCGGCATACATCCGCCCAGCCAAAGACGTGCGGATGCTGGAGATGGCCCTGGTTGAAAATGTTCAGCGCGAAGAGCTGAACCCGATTGAGGTTGCTCTGGGATATCGAAGACTCATCGAGGAATATGGTTTGACCCAGGAGGAAGTCGCTCAGCGAGTCGGAAAACAACGCTCCACCATCGCTAACTTTTTACGCCTTCTCCACCTCCCCCCACGGGTCCAGATTGGGCTCCGGGAGGGTGTCGTTACACCCGGCCATGCCCGTGCGCTGCTCTCGCTCCGTGACGATCGTGCAATCAACCGGCTTTTTGGAGAAACTCGACGCAAGAACCTCAGTGTACGTGACGTTGAACATCGGGTAAAGCTCCTTTTGCGCCAACCTGATACATCGAAGAAACACACTCCTCCCTCCTCGGTGTACCTTGCCCAATTTGAAAATAAACTCCGAAAGCACTTGGGGACAAAAGTTCAGATCATAGATAAGGCCAAAGGAAGCGGCCGAATTGAAATTCACTACTATTCGGAAGAAGATCTATCCCGCATCGTTGAGTTACTTGAAGGGACCGGTTGA
- a CDS encoding FtsX-like permease family protein, producing MIRFFVETWESLFIALRSLSTNRLRSGLTMLGIVIGIVTVTAMITVINGLENAMDKSLALLGTNAVYIEKTGWFTEPRLRSRHWSRPDLRADLAEYIRDRSEYAVAVAPLVQTGRPIRYRDRALYGVFIQGSTPEIASVDDVKLSEGRWYNELDNLVGRNVVVIGHSVNESLFPSEEAIGKTIRIGGKRFEVIGVLEEQGKFFGMFSFDEQAQMPIRTFERHFGRFRSVTIKVNAESSETVPLLEEELTGIVRAARGLDAMEENNFEVNKTEAFREQLAAVKTVVYMIGIFLTGLALVVGGIGVMNIMFVTVKERTKEIGVRKAVGASRRAILSQFLIEAVLVCIAAGLTGVLLSIGVTQIINQFVPASFASGTVLLAFGICVGVGVIFGVVPAWNAARMDPIEALRHS from the coding sequence GTGATCCGTTTTTTCGTAGAAACCTGGGAGAGCTTATTCATTGCTCTGCGTTCTCTAAGTACGAATCGCCTACGTAGCGGGCTGACTATGCTTGGCATTGTCATCGGAATTGTGACCGTGACAGCAATGATCACAGTCATCAATGGACTAGAGAACGCGATGGATAAATCGCTAGCTCTGTTGGGCACCAACGCAGTTTATATTGAAAAAACAGGCTGGTTTACAGAGCCAAGATTGAGGTCTCGTCACTGGTCTCGGCCCGATTTACGGGCAGATTTGGCAGAGTACATCCGTGATCGGTCGGAGTATGCAGTTGCCGTAGCTCCTCTAGTACAGACAGGCCGTCCAATACGTTATCGTGATCGCGCATTATACGGTGTATTTATTCAGGGATCTACCCCAGAGATTGCAAGTGTCGATGACGTAAAGCTTTCAGAGGGGCGATGGTATAATGAACTTGATAATCTAGTCGGTCGCAATGTTGTCGTAATCGGCCATTCTGTAAATGAATCGCTGTTCCCGAGTGAAGAAGCGATTGGAAAGACAATCAGGATCGGTGGAAAGAGGTTTGAAGTCATCGGAGTGCTGGAAGAGCAGGGCAAGTTCTTTGGAATGTTTTCATTTGATGAACAGGCGCAGATGCCAATCAGAACTTTCGAGCGGCATTTTGGGCGCTTTCGGAGTGTAACGATTAAGGTGAATGCAGAATCTAGTGAAACGGTACCACTACTTGAAGAAGAATTGACTGGAATCGTGAGAGCCGCCCGAGGACTTGATGCAATGGAGGAAAATAATTTCGAGGTGAATAAGACAGAGGCTTTCCGAGAGCAATTAGCAGCTGTCAAGACGGTTGTCTACATGATTGGCATATTTTTGACGGGACTTGCATTGGTTGTGGGAGGAATTGGTGTAATGAACATCATGTTCGTAACCGTGAAGGAACGTACCAAGGAAATCGGGGTGCGTAAGGCTGTGGGAGCTAGCCGTCGGGCTATACTTTCACAGTTTCTGATTGAGGCCGTACTAGTGTGCATTGCCGCTGGGCTCACTGGAGTCCTCCTATCCATCGGCGTGACGCAGATCATTAATCAATTCGTACCGGCATCATTTGCGTCAGGTACCGTCCTTCTTGCGTTTGGAATATGTGTGGGCGTTGGCGTGATATTTGGTGTCGTACCTGCTTGGAATGCTGCTCGAATGGATCCTATTGAAGCCCTTCGACATAGCTGA
- a CDS encoding TonB family protein encodes MTRITVLFYILIGLSVNACIAPQSTLHEPPHVDMKPPKLISMVENIQQITHNGADNQHVFVSFVVDQSGQVVNPVVTQDTEEVIKQKAIQALQYVRFAPRHVESQPASVEMTMPVSFRGNENLPDLSDFLDQIPILLGSMESLVNEIQYPERARRASLEGRVTVAFIIDENGYVRFPTVTQGLGAGCDEEVLRAVQLARFLPGQLNGTPVNVITSLTFVFLLT; translated from the coding sequence ATGACCCGTATCACTGTACTGTTTTATATCCTCATTGGCCTCAGTGTCAACGCATGTATCGCGCCTCAATCGACGTTGCATGAACCTCCCCATGTTGATATGAAGCCTCCAAAACTGATCAGTATGGTGGAGAACATCCAGCAAATCACACACAACGGGGCAGATAATCAGCATGTGTTCGTATCCTTTGTTGTGGATCAAAGCGGACAGGTCGTGAACCCCGTTGTTACTCAGGATACGGAGGAGGTTATCAAACAGAAAGCGATCCAAGCCCTCCAATATGTTCGCTTCGCTCCCCGACACGTTGAATCCCAGCCTGCCAGCGTAGAAATGACGATGCCCGTATCTTTTCGTGGAAACGAAAATCTGCCGGACCTATCTGATTTTCTAGACCAGATCCCGATCCTCCTCGGCAGCATGGAAAGCCTAGTTAACGAGATTCAGTATCCTGAACGAGCGAGGCGGGCAAGCCTCGAAGGACGTGTGACAGTCGCCTTCATTATTGATGAAAATGGATATGTCCGCTTCCCTACAGTGACCCAGGGCCTGGGCGCAGGGTGCGATGAAGAGGTTTTACGGGCAGTCCAATTAGCGCGCTTTTTACCTGGTCAACTCAATGGCACTCCCGTCAATGTCATTACCTCCTTAACCTTTGTCTTCCTATTGACCTGA
- the rpiA gene encoding ribose-5-phosphate isomerase RpiA produces MDQDLAKRRAGEEAARHVEHGMTIGLGTGSTTAFALAAIGKRILEDGLQVRGIPTSSSAELEARKHGIPVCTFDDVQGKLDIAFDGADEVSPELDLIKGRGAAHTREKIVASQASRFVILVDPSKLVKQLGTTAPVPIEIIPLAAPVILRTLQHMGARASIRLGLRKDGPIVTDQGFWVIDAEFPPIDNPAGLSRELLDLPGVLDHGLFVGLATEVIVGTESGVDVIQRQSS; encoded by the coding sequence ATGGATCAGGATTTAGCCAAGAGACGGGCTGGTGAAGAAGCCGCTCGTCACGTGGAGCATGGCATGACCATTGGGCTTGGCACGGGTTCAACCACAGCGTTTGCGCTTGCTGCCATCGGAAAGAGGATTCTCGAAGATGGTTTGCAAGTCAGAGGGATCCCCACTTCCAGCTCGGCCGAGCTGGAAGCACGAAAACATGGAATTCCCGTTTGTACGTTTGATGATGTGCAAGGGAAACTGGATATTGCTTTTGACGGTGCAGACGAGGTAAGTCCAGAACTTGATTTAATCAAAGGAAGGGGGGCGGCACACACGCGTGAGAAAATTGTTGCCAGCCAAGCCAGCCGATTCGTGATCTTGGTGGATCCTTCCAAACTAGTGAAGCAACTAGGTACGACAGCGCCCGTACCGATTGAGATCATTCCACTTGCAGCACCGGTTATTTTGCGTACGCTCCAGCACATGGGGGCCCGTGCATCGATACGTTTGGGGTTACGTAAAGATGGCCCCATCGTTACGGATCAGGGGTTCTGGGTGATTGATGCTGAGTTTCCCCCGATTGACAATCCGGCGGGACTTAGTCGTGAATTGTTAGACTTGCCAGGCGTTCTGGACCATGGATTGTTTGTTGGTCTTGCAACCGAAGTGATTGTAGGCACAGAGTCTGGCGTTGATGTGATTCAGCGCCAGAGTAGTTAG
- a CDS encoding ParA family protein, whose product MGQIIAIANQKGGVGKTTTAVNLAVSLAVLENSTLLVDLDPQANCTSSLGYNAKEVRPSVYEVIIGKNSPDDILRTNEEVPHLDLLPANINLVGAEIELISVRDREQLLKKSLVDLTEKYDYIIIDCPPSLGLLTVNALTAAKSVIIPVQVEYFALEGLGLLLNTIKIVRGGLNPDLEIAGVLLTLYDSRLRLSKQVAAEVKRYFGNQVFRTIIHRNVTVAEAPSFGKPVLLHSATSTGARNYLALAREMIQRLSTTNTKPPNFTSPSNS is encoded by the coding sequence ATGGGACAGATCATTGCAATTGCTAACCAAAAAGGCGGTGTGGGAAAAACGACCACTGCCGTCAATCTTGCAGTTTCACTTGCAGTGCTGGAGAATTCTACCTTGCTGGTCGACCTAGATCCCCAGGCTAACTGTACGTCAAGTCTGGGATATAATGCCAAAGAGGTCCGCCCCTCTGTCTATGAGGTAATCATTGGAAAGAATTCTCCTGATGATATCCTACGCACGAATGAAGAAGTCCCTCATCTAGATTTACTTCCTGCGAATATCAACCTGGTAGGTGCAGAAATTGAGCTCATCAGTGTCCGAGATCGTGAACAGCTTCTGAAAAAGTCGCTCGTAGACCTGACAGAAAAGTATGACTATATCATTATTGATTGCCCGCCATCGCTTGGACTCTTAACCGTCAACGCACTGACGGCCGCCAAAAGCGTGATTATCCCTGTACAAGTAGAATACTTTGCTCTTGAAGGACTGGGACTACTACTCAACACAATCAAAATCGTACGAGGTGGACTCAACCCGGATCTTGAAATAGCGGGGGTCCTCTTGACGCTTTATGATTCACGCCTACGGCTCTCCAAACAGGTTGCAGCAGAGGTGAAGCGTTATTTCGGTAACCAAGTATTCCGGACTATCATCCATCGGAATGTGACGGTTGCAGAAGCACCCAGCTTTGGGAAACCCGTCCTGCTCCATAGTGCCACCAGCACTGGAGCCCGTAATTATCTGGCCCTCGCCCGAGAGATGATACAACGCCTCTCCACTACCAATACAAAACCCCCTAACTTTACTTCACCATCGAATAGCTAG
- a CDS encoding energy transducer TonB, producing the protein MTRVLLLFSILVGTSACSTPQTVVSTTNDSEVLEGDELRDKMPELIGGIGGLQRHVNQRVCPYDGRVLVIFDVDENGNVIEPRVQNSLGDDCDREAIRVMTEHAKFIPGQQHGRLIKFTMSLPIVFKKR; encoded by the coding sequence ATGACTCGAGTCCTTCTCCTATTCTCTATCCTGGTTGGTACCAGTGCCTGCAGCACGCCTCAAACCGTTGTGTCTACAACTAATGATAGCGAGGTGCTTGAAGGTGATGAACTCCGCGATAAAATGCCTGAGTTGATTGGAGGTATTGGAGGGCTGCAGCGGCATGTTAACCAACGAGTATGCCCTTATGATGGTAGGGTCCTTGTCATATTTGACGTAGATGAAAATGGCAACGTGATTGAACCTCGGGTCCAAAATAGTCTTGGGGATGATTGCGATCGGGAAGCAATCAGAGTCATGACTGAACATGCTAAATTCATTCCTGGACAACAACACGGACGTCTGATAAAGTTTACCATGTCTCTTCCGATCGTATTCAAGAAGCGTTGA
- a CDS encoding FtsX-like permease family protein: MINLEFVSLAWDAVRSHKLRSTLTLLGIVIGVFAIIVAVTAVQVVETRLVNAVESFGATTFTVSRTDGFNQSSSRFRARRNLTYDDMVKYAERARLPSAVSPTMQLWSPVEGRYGDRKTENIIEKLGVNEHWVSTNGFDIGQGRNMTELDVELGRDVAVIGYDIGEQLFPNINPVGKSIVIGGKRYQIVGVLAEKGDVFGSNVDILALVPITNMIQSYSAAQRNIEIKVETRSMDVIDEAMEEAIGIFRVVRNVEPGEENNFEVQSSEAFLDQVTGFTGQVKLGGAVVGLITLLSAGIGIMNIMLVSVAERTKEIGVRKAVGARRRDVLSQFLYEAIFLCQVGGITGILVGVLGGNVVGQFFDVSFVFPWMWAIGAVLGVTLIAMVFGVYPAYKAASLDPIESLRHE; the protein is encoded by the coding sequence ATGATAAACCTCGAATTCGTAAGTCTGGCCTGGGATGCAGTACGCAGCCATAAGCTGCGTTCAACGCTCACTTTATTGGGTATTGTTATAGGCGTCTTTGCCATTATTGTGGCAGTGACCGCCGTACAGGTCGTGGAGACAAGGCTGGTGAACGCCGTTGAGTCTTTCGGAGCAACGACGTTCACCGTCTCCAGAACCGATGGCTTTAATCAATCCAGTTCCAGATTTCGTGCACGACGAAATCTCACGTACGATGACATGGTTAAGTATGCCGAACGGGCACGGCTCCCTTCTGCCGTCAGTCCTACCATGCAATTATGGAGCCCTGTAGAAGGCCGTTATGGAGATCGTAAGACAGAAAACATCATTGAGAAACTCGGTGTGAATGAGCACTGGGTCTCTACGAATGGATTCGATATTGGCCAGGGTCGAAATATGACGGAACTCGACGTAGAGTTAGGGCGAGACGTTGCGGTCATCGGGTACGATATTGGTGAACAGCTTTTTCCGAATATTAACCCGGTGGGGAAATCCATTGTGATTGGTGGGAAACGCTATCAGATTGTCGGCGTGCTGGCGGAGAAAGGTGATGTTTTCGGCAGCAATGTTGATATCCTGGCACTGGTTCCCATTACAAATATGATACAGTCCTACAGTGCCGCACAGCGCAACATAGAGATCAAGGTGGAGACTCGTAGTATGGATGTAATTGACGAGGCAATGGAGGAAGCGATAGGAATCTTCAGGGTCGTCCGAAATGTCGAGCCTGGCGAGGAGAATAATTTTGAGGTTCAGAGTTCGGAAGCATTCCTGGATCAGGTTACCGGTTTTACAGGCCAGGTGAAGCTAGGGGGAGCCGTTGTTGGCTTGATTACGCTTCTTTCTGCAGGTATCGGTATCATGAATATTATGCTCGTATCGGTTGCTGAGCGCACGAAAGAAATCGGAGTACGTAAGGCGGTTGGCGCACGTCGACGTGATGTTTTGAGCCAGTTCCTGTATGAAGCTATCTTTCTATGTCAGGTTGGTGGGATTACCGGTATTCTAGTCGGGGTTTTGGGTGGAAATGTTGTGGGGCAATTTTTTGACGTGTCTTTCGTATTTCCGTGGATGTGGGCGATTGGTGCCGTACTTGGTGTTACATTGATCGCGATGGTATTTGGTGTCTATCCCGCATACAAGGCAGCGAGCCTTGATCCAATTGAATCTCTGCGTCACGAGTAA
- a CDS encoding TonB family protein produces MTRTLLLLSILVGTCACGTSQPTVPEFDETVSQISDSTYQIDETVSQTSETRSQIDENEIADEANIDVMPELIGGIEALFWRQKFGECRVRGRTVVEFIVDENGNVLEPSIVQSTSRRCDKEVIRLVTEEAKFTPGRDKDGNAIKVKMRLPVIVRRR; encoded by the coding sequence ATGACCCGCACTCTCCTCCTACTTTCTATCCTGGTTGGTACTTGTGCCTGCGGTACGTCTCAACCCACCGTACCTGAATTTGACGAGACTGTCTCTCAAATTAGTGATTCCACATATCAAATTGATGAGACTGTCTCTCAAACCAGTGAGACCAGATCTCAAATTGATGAGAATGAAATAGCAGACGAAGCAAATATTGATGTAATGCCCGAGTTGATTGGGGGAATTGAAGCTCTGTTCTGGCGGCAAAAGTTTGGAGAATGCCGTGTCCGTGGGAGAACAGTTGTGGAGTTTATTGTGGACGAAAATGGAAATGTACTGGAACCTTCAATTGTTCAGAGTACCAGTAGGCGCTGTGATAAGGAAGTAATCAGGCTCGTGACTGAGGAAGCAAAATTCACTCCTGGACGTGACAAAGATGGTAACGCCATTAAGGTGAAGATGCGTCTCCCGGTTATAGTTCGGCGACGCTGA
- a CDS encoding energy transducer TonB — protein MMALRKTPSADLKRTYGFFVQVGMIVSLLLLILAFNANLERGEGMEIEQVEQEVVQMEEILQTKQIQKPPPPPRPPVPVEVPNDEILEDDDLDLDASLDLDAPINVPPPPPPPDEEEVVEEPEIFEIVEQMPELIGGIGGLQAMAKYPEIARKANVEGRVIVQFVVDENGNVSEPVVSRGIGGGCDQEAIRVITEHAKFIPGRQRGRPVKVKMSLPIVFKLR, from the coding sequence ATCATGGCATTACGTAAAACTCCATCAGCTGACCTGAAAAGAACTTATGGTTTCTTCGTGCAGGTTGGTATGATCGTCTCACTCCTGCTGCTCATTCTTGCATTCAACGCGAATCTGGAACGTGGAGAGGGGATGGAGATCGAGCAAGTTGAGCAGGAAGTTGTCCAAATGGAAGAAATCTTGCAAACCAAGCAGATTCAAAAACCACCACCACCACCACGTCCACCCGTTCCAGTCGAGGTCCCGAATGATGAGATTCTGGAAGACGACGATTTGGATCTTGATGCTTCACTGGACCTGGACGCTCCTATCAATGTACCTCCACCGCCTCCTCCACCGGATGAGGAAGAGGTGGTTGAAGAGCCCGAGATCTTTGAGATTGTCGAGCAGATGCCTGAGTTGATCGGAGGCATCGGTGGTCTACAGGCCATGGCAAAGTATCCAGAAATCGCCCGCAAGGCCAATGTTGAGGGTAGAGTAATTGTACAGTTTGTCGTAGATGAAAATGGCAATGTGAGTGAACCAGTGGTCTCGCGTGGCATTGGGGGTGGTTGCGATCAGGAAGCAATCAGAGTAATCACTGAACATGCCAAGTTCATCCCTGGACGGCAGCGTGGACGCCCGGTAAAGGTAAAAATGTCTCTTCCGATCGTGTTCAAGTTGCGCTGA
- a CDS encoding GNAT family N-acetyltransferase, translating to MPASPSCVIRPVQSRRDLKRFIQFPYDFYRGNPFWVPPLRIDQLETLNPRKNPFFEHGRMQLFLALDTKGHVLGRIAGIINGMHLKTHADDAGFFGFFETQEDFGIAEALLDAAASWLREQGMRTIRGPVNPSLNDTSGLLVDGFDRVPSIMMAYNPPYYEDYLHRWGFSRVMTLWAYYIHRKHVAIERLRRGAAIVRRRNPGLSLRTLDMSRFDEEVATVREIFNEAWSDNWGFVPATDHEFSHLASAMKQVIDPRVCFFVEMDGKPVGFTVTLPDINPALQRLPDGRLLPFGLAKLLILTKFAKVRELRMPLMGVRKAYHGRALDVLPVLETIEKGPGYGYLACETSWVLDDNHVMKNLLDSINAAVDKEYAILEAATNKPSSP from the coding sequence ATGCCGGCTTCTCCTTCGTGCGTGATTCGACCGGTTCAGTCACGACGGGATCTGAAGCGCTTTATCCAGTTCCCGTATGATTTCTATCGAGGCAACCCGTTCTGGGTGCCTCCACTTCGTATCGATCAACTTGAGACCCTAAACCCACGAAAAAATCCATTCTTTGAGCATGGCCGGATGCAACTCTTCCTTGCACTCGATACCAAAGGGCATGTTTTAGGACGAATTGCGGGGATCATCAATGGTATGCACTTGAAAACGCATGCTGATGATGCCGGATTTTTTGGATTCTTCGAGACTCAAGAGGACTTTGGGATTGCTGAAGCCTTGTTGGATGCCGCAGCTTCCTGGCTTCGGGAGCAAGGGATGCGAACCATTCGTGGACCCGTGAACCCCTCCCTGAATGATACATCCGGGCTTCTGGTTGACGGGTTTGATCGGGTCCCCTCAATCATGATGGCATACAACCCGCCCTATTATGAGGATTATCTCCATCGCTGGGGGTTTTCCCGCGTCATGACTTTGTGGGCCTACTACATTCACCGTAAGCACGTCGCAATTGAACGCTTGAGACGAGGAGCCGCCATTGTCCGTCGCCGAAACCCAGGCCTGTCACTGCGCACATTGGATATGTCACGCTTTGACGAGGAGGTAGCGACCGTACGGGAGATCTTCAATGAGGCTTGGTCTGATAACTGGGGATTTGTGCCTGCTACCGATCATGAATTTTCTCATCTGGCCAGTGCAATGAAGCAGGTCATAGATCCAAGGGTGTGTTTCTTTGTGGAAATGGATGGCAAGCCAGTGGGATTTACGGTTACCCTTCCAGATATCAATCCGGCACTGCAACGACTTCCAGACGGACGATTACTCCCTTTTGGTCTGGCTAAGTTATTGATCCTGACAAAGTTTGCCAAGGTACGGGAGTTGCGTATGCCGCTCATGGGAGTACGTAAGGCCTATCATGGTCGCGCTCTCGATGTTCTTCCTGTCCTGGAAACCATTGAAAAAGGTCCCGGCTATGGATACCTTGCATGCGAGACCAGTTGGGTATTGGATGACAATCATGTCATGAAGAATCTTTTAGATTCAATTAATGCCGCAGTAGATAAGGAATATGCGATCCTTGAAGCCGCCACGAATAAACCATCCTCCCCATGA